One stretch of Pelmatolapia mariae isolate MD_Pm_ZW linkage group LG3_W, Pm_UMD_F_2, whole genome shotgun sequence DNA includes these proteins:
- the LOC134619231 gene encoding zeta-sarcoglycan-like: MEQSATLDIETLKITQEQFILASQSLHLQRPGCDAVYPVGLYGWRKRCLYFFLLLLLVTMIVNLALTVWIIKVMNFSVDGMGNLKLNQDGIRMEGVSEFLLPLYVNEIQSRRDSLLVLRSDKNVTLNARNDQGQLTGQLTVGPEAVEAQCQRLEVRSRDGGTLLFTADEEEVIMAAEKFTVTGSEGAVFGHSVETPLIQARASEDLKLESPTRTLTMEAPRGVEVSAAEGSLKVSGRKDLQLESTEGEILLDANAVQFGGLPLGTYTASPRQASQEQTVYEVCVCPSGKIYLSPAESSSTCQAMSNICLWS; encoded by the exons atTACCCAGGAGCAGTTTATTCTTGCATCCCAGTCCCTGCACCTCCAACGACCAGGCTGCGATGCCGTGTACCCGGTGGGTTTATACGGGTGGAGAAAAAGATGCCTCTAtttcttcctgctgctgctcctggtcACCATGATAGTTAACCTGGCCCTCACCGTCTGGATCATAAAGGTTATGAATTTCTCAGTG GATGGAATGGGAAACCTCAAGCTGAACCAGGACGGGATTCGCATGGAGGGAGTCAGCGAGTTTCTTTTGCCTCTGTATGTTAATGAGATTCAGTCCAGAAGG GACAGCTTGTTGGTCTTGCGGTCAGACAAGAACGTAACGCTGAATGCCAGAAACGACCAAGGCCAGCTAACTGGTCAGCTCACAGTGG GTCCTGAGGCTGTGGAAGCCCAGTGTCAGAGGCTGGAGGTGCGAAGCAGAGACGGGGGAACACTTCTGTTCACTGCCGACGAGGAGGAGGTCATCATGGCAGCAGAAAAGTTCACAGTCACAG GCTCGGAAGGAGCCGTGTTCGGACATTCAGTGGAGACTCCCCTGATCCAGGCGAGGGCTTCTGAAGACCTGAA gcTCGAGTCTCCCACACGAACCCTGACCATGGAGGCTCCCAGAGGGGTGGAAGTGAGTGCCGCTGAAGGGTCGCTGAAGGTCAGCGGTCGCAAGGATCTACAGCTAGAGTCCACTGAAGGAGAG ATACTTTTAGATGCCAACGCCGTTCAGTTTGGAGGCCTCCCGCTCGGCACCTACACAGCGTCGCCCAGGCAGGCCTCGCAGGAGCAGACCGTGTACGAGGTGTGCGTTTGTCCCAGTGGCAAGATCTACCTCTCTCCTGCAGAGAGCAGCTCCACCTGCCAGGCCATGAGCAACATCTGCCTCTGGAGCTGA